Below is a window of Vibrio gazogenes DNA.
TTCGTCATTTGTTTATCATCACTTCAAAGATTATTATAGAGACAATTTTACCGGAATAAATTACAGCTCATGGCTCAGAAAAAGCATAACAGACTCAATGTGGCACGCCTAATCACTCAGATTACATTCACAATCTTTCTTGCGGCATGTGCTTCCAATTCAATAGACTCGAACCGTGTCGATATTACTCAACGTCCGACACTCAGTTCGCAGGACTATCTCATGAGAGCCAATAGCACTGAAGGGTCAATACAAAATGACTGGCTGATCATGGCGCTAAAAGCAGCGGTGAAAGAAAACCAGGTCGCCCAAGCGAATCTACTGTTATTCCGACTGACCAAACAAAAATTGTCAGAAACGCAACAAGCGGAATGGCAACTTGCTCGAGCCAGACTCTTTCTCAATAATGATCAGAATGAAACAGCACTTAAACGACTGACTTTTAAACCTTGGTGGAAACTTCCTGATGCTCAATGGTTAGCATTCTATCAGACTAAAGCCGATATTTTCATGAGTCTTGAAAAATGGTTTGATGCCGCCCGAGCTTTAGTCGAGGTCTATGACCTGAGTCCACAGAATGTCCAGGCTAAAGTTGCTCGTCAGATTTGGCAGAATCTTTCCCATTATTCCGCGACAGAGATTACAGAGTTAAACGTTGCATCCGATGAAGATGAATTAGCGGGTTGGCTCCAACTCGCCATCTATATGAAAACGCTGGATGGCAATTTCTCACAACTTAAAAATACACTCGAAAAATGGTTAGCGGAGAATAGCCATCACCCGGCTGCTATCCATATGCCCGGAGGTGTCAAAGCGGTTCTGGCGATGAAAATCTCAACCCCAAAAAGAACAGCTTTACTCCTGCCATTGAGCGGTAAGTTTTCTCAGCAGGCTCAATTAATCCGAGACGGATTTATGTTTGCGATGATGAATGATCGGGACAGAGATACCGATATGACGCTGAATGTGATCGATACAAATGAGCAATCATTTTCAGATACAGTCAATCAATTGATGCAAGAGCATATCGACTTCGTTGTCGGTCCGCTAATCAAAGACGATATTACCCAACTACAGCAGATAGAGAAGCAAAAGAAACACCAAATCCCTATGTTGGCCTTAAATATTCCGGAAAATATCAGTTCGAATTCGCCTGCATGTTACTTTGCCCTGTCTCCTGAACAAGAGGCCAGCCAAGCCGCAAAACATTTGTTCCGCTTGGGATATCAGTATCCAATGATCCTTGTGCCGCAAGGAAGCTATGGTGAACGGGTCGCAGAAGCCTTTCAACAAGAGTGGCAAAAGTATAGTAAGCATCCACTTACAATCAGTCGGTTTGGTGATAAACGTCACTTACAGCAAAATATCAACACGGTGTTCGGTTTGCAGAATAGCCAAAAAAATATTGCTCAAATGGAATCATTGCTAGATATGAAGCTGGAAAGTCAGCCGCGTAGCCGACGCGATATCGATACCGTTTATATTGTTGCCAACAGCGCTGAACTCACACTCCTCAAACCATTTATCGAAGTGGCGATCAACCCGGATACGACGCAGCCGAAACTGTTTTCAAGCTCCCGGAGTAATAGTAGCAATCAATATGAAGATCTCTCGGGGGTCACATTCAGTGATATTCCGTTACTGCTCAAGCCACAAGCTGCGACCAAAGAACAGATGGAAGATTTGTGGCCAAAAGATTCCAATGCTGAGAAACGATTGAAAGCGATGGGAATGGATGCGTACACTTTAATGACATCGCTCCCGCAAATGAAAGCGGTCGAGGGATATCAAGTTCAGGGGCAAACCGGCACGCTCAGCATTGATAAACAGTGTATCGTGCAGCAAGAATTAACTTGGGGAGAGTATGGCTCGCTTTAGCCATCGCGAGATCGGTGCTCGCTATGAACAAGCAGCCTCAGCTTTTTTACTGGCACGAGGCTTACAATTGATCACCCAAAATTTTTCATGTCGTACCGGTGAAATCGATCTGATTATGCGCGATCAACAAACGACTGTATTTGTTGAAGTAAAGTATAGAAAAAACCGACACTTCGGTCATGCGGCTGAAGCCGTGACACCGACAAAAACCAAAAAATTAATTCAGACAGCTCAGTTCTGGTTATTAACACAAGGTTTGTCACCTTATGACACTGATTTTCGTTTCGATGTGATTGCTATTCATCAAAATGGCAATGACATCGATTGGTTCCAAAATGCAATAACGCAGGAATAATCGATGCTCGAAAGCATTAAAGCTAGTTTTACTGAAAGTATTCAAATTCAGATTGCTGCCGCTGAAGCATTACCAGATGCTATTACACATGCAGCACAGGCCATGGTTGCCAGTTTGCTCAATGGTAACAAGATCCTTTGTTGTGGTAATGGTGGGTCATCAGCAAACGCCCAACAGTTTTCATCTTGCCTACTCAACCGTTTCGAAACTGAGCGCCCTAGCCTACCGGCTATGGCCCTGACGGCAGACAACACGACGATGACAGCCGTCGCCAACGATTACCATTACCAAGAAATTTTTTCCAAACAGGTGCGAGCCTTTGGGCAAGCAAACGACATCTTGCTGGCAATTTCAACCAGTGGGAATAGCAAAAATATTATCAAAGCCATGGAAGCAGCAGTGACCCGAGACATGACTATCATTGCTCTGACAGGGAAAGATGGTGGTGAAATGGCTGGTCTATTGGGAGAAAACGATGTAGAAATTCGTATTCCTTCTCTCCGCACTGCCCGTATTCATGAAGTCCATATGGTGACACTGCACTGCCTTTGTGACCTGATTGATCAAGTCTTATTTCCACCCCATGAAGAGTAAATCATGAAAAACTTAACCATTCTGATTACGTTATCTCTTGCAGTCATGTTATCTGGATGTGTTGGGTTGTTTATTGCTGGTGCAGCAACAACAGCCGATATCGTCACAGATCCACGAACCACTCAAGAAATCTGGGATGACAATTACATTGAAGCTGAAATAACCGGCTTGATCAGAAAACCCCCTTACCGCGGCAAGACCCGTATTGTATCCAACTCATTTCGTGGTGTTGTTGTATTGATGGGTCAATCTCAAGATGACAATCTTTTGAAATCATTAGAAAAAGATGTACAGCAAGTTAAGGGGGTCAAAGAAGTCCATGATCAGGTTCGAATTCGAAAGCCCCTAAGTACATCGGATATAAGCGAAGACAGTTGGATCACCACAAAAGTTAAATCATCACTGTTAACGGACAATCAACTGAGTGGTGTTAAGATTAAAGTGATTACGGAAGATAAAGAAGTGTTCTTATTTGGCTATGTCACACCGGAACATGGTAACCATGCTACCGAAATAGCACGTAATATCTCCGGTGTGAAACGAGTGATTAAAGCGTTCCAATATTCACCCAGTCAGCAGAAAAAATAATAAACTGTGGGCGATAAAGCATCACTATCATGACCGAAATAAAAAAAGCAGCAAAAGCTGCTTTTTTTATCACGAATTTTGACAAAACTTCAACCGTATCTATTTTATGACTCTCAGACTCGGTTTTCCGCGAGGTCGAGGAGGCTCGTCGTCGCTAGGGGAAACTGTATCATCAGTGTCAACCGTCTCTACGACGTCAATACTTTGCAGCTCTTCCTGCTCTTGTTCTTGAGCCTGTTCAAGTTGCTGAATGTATGAGTCTTCCGGTTCAAACATCGTCCCTGCACCATTTTCACGTGCATAGATTGCCTGAACAGCGAAAATAGGCACAATAACAGAGTGAGGACGCCCGCCAAAACGAGCGTTGAACATGATTGCATCGTTACCAAGCTCTAGATTCCCGACAGCCCTTGGGGCGATGTTCAGAATGATCTGCCCGTCCTGAATGAACTCAACTGGTACCCGAACACCAGGCAGCGTTGCATCAACAACCAGATGAGGTGTCAAATCGTTCTCTAGTAACCAGTCATAAAAGGCCCGAAGCATATACGGGCGCCGAGGCGTCATATTATCCATGAGTTATACATCCTGCCCGAATTAACGAGATAAACGCATCTCACGCTCAGTTTCAGTTAAAGAAGCCAAGAATGAATCTCGTTCAAAAACACGGTTCATATACACTTTCAACTCTTTTGAACCCGGACCAATGAGATCGATTCCCAACACAGGTAAACGCCATAATAGCGGTGCGAGATAACAATCCACCAAGCTAAATTCTTCACTCATGAAATACTCAAATTCAGCAAATACTGGCGCTAATGTCAGTAAATCATTTTGTAACTTACTTCTTGCAGACTCGGCTTCGCTAACAGAACCATTTATAACTTTGTCAGCGAGTGAATACCAGTTCCGTTCAATACGATAAACCATTAAACGGCTATTACCGCGTGCTACAGGATAAACCGGCATCAGTGGTGGATGTGGAAAACGCTCATCCAGATATTCCATAATAATTTTTGAGTCATAAAGTGCAAGTTCACGATCGATAAGGGTCGGTACTGATTTATATGGATTTAACTCAATCAGTTCCGCAGGTAAGTTCGATTCATCAACTAACTCTACCTCGACACTCACACCTTTCTCAGCCAGAACAATTCTCACCTGATGACTATACATATCTGAGGCACTTGAAAATAAAGTCATCACAGAACGTTTATTGGCAGCAACAGCCATGGAACCCTCCAGCACACAATAATAATAAAAACAATGGAGGCAAGCCTCCATTGATAATTCAAACTCTGACAAACAGCGTGACATAATAGCATAATTAGTGCACATCACGCCAACACTCTTTCTTCAGAGAACAAAGAATCACCTAAGGATACTTATCTAGAAGATAATATGTCATACACTATATTCAACACGGTTATCACCATTGATAACATGCG
It encodes the following:
- a CDS encoding BON domain-containing protein, with the protein product MKNLTILITLSLAVMLSGCVGLFIAGAATTADIVTDPRTTQEIWDDNYIEAEITGLIRKPPYRGKTRIVSNSFRGVVVLMGQSQDDNLLKSLEKDVQQVKGVKEVHDQVRIRKPLSTSDISEDSWITTKVKSSLLTDNQLSGVKIKVITEDKEVFLFGYVTPEHGNHATEIARNISGVKRVIKAFQYSPSQQKK
- the sspA gene encoding stringent starvation protein SspA encodes the protein MAVAANKRSVMTLFSSASDMYSHQVRIVLAEKGVSVEVELVDESNLPAELIELNPYKSVPTLIDRELALYDSKIIMEYLDERFPHPPLMPVYPVARGNSRLMVYRIERNWYSLADKVINGSVSEAESARSKLQNDLLTLAPVFAEFEYFMSEEFSLVDCYLAPLLWRLPVLGIDLIGPGSKELKVYMNRVFERDSFLASLTETEREMRLSR
- the sspB gene encoding ClpXP protease specificity-enhancing factor, yielding MTPRRPYMLRAFYDWLLENDLTPHLVVDATLPGVRVPVEFIQDGQIILNIAPRAVGNLELGNDAIMFNARFGGRPHSVIVPIFAVQAIYARENGAGTMFEPEDSYIQQLEQAQEQEQEELQSIDVVETVDTDDTVSPSDDEPPRPRGKPSLRVIK
- a CDS encoding phosphoheptose isomerase, translated to MLESIKASFTESIQIQIAAAEALPDAITHAAQAMVASLLNGNKILCCGNGGSSANAQQFSSCLLNRFETERPSLPAMALTADNTTMTAVANDYHYQEIFSKQVRAFGQANDILLAISTSGNSKNIIKAMEAAVTRDMTIIALTGKDGGEMAGLLGENDVEIRIPSLRTARIHEVHMVTLHCLCDLIDQVLFPPHEE
- a CDS encoding penicillin-binding protein activator codes for the protein MAQKKHNRLNVARLITQITFTIFLAACASNSIDSNRVDITQRPTLSSQDYLMRANSTEGSIQNDWLIMALKAAVKENQVAQANLLLFRLTKQKLSETQQAEWQLARARLFLNNDQNETALKRLTFKPWWKLPDAQWLAFYQTKADIFMSLEKWFDAARALVEVYDLSPQNVQAKVARQIWQNLSHYSATEITELNVASDEDELAGWLQLAIYMKTLDGNFSQLKNTLEKWLAENSHHPAAIHMPGGVKAVLAMKISTPKRTALLLPLSGKFSQQAQLIRDGFMFAMMNDRDRDTDMTLNVIDTNEQSFSDTVNQLMQEHIDFVVGPLIKDDITQLQQIEKQKKHQIPMLALNIPENISSNSPACYFALSPEQEASQAAKHLFRLGYQYPMILVPQGSYGERVAEAFQQEWQKYSKHPLTISRFGDKRHLQQNINTVFGLQNSQKNIAQMESLLDMKLESQPRSRRDIDTVYIVANSAELTLLKPFIEVAINPDTTQPKLFSSSRSNSSNQYEDLSGVTFSDIPLLLKPQAATKEQMEDLWPKDSNAEKRLKAMGMDAYTLMTSLPQMKAVEGYQVQGQTGTLSIDKQCIVQQELTWGEYGSL
- a CDS encoding YraN family protein, coding for MARFSHREIGARYEQAASAFLLARGLQLITQNFSCRTGEIDLIMRDQQTTVFVEVKYRKNRHFGHAAEAVTPTKTKKLIQTAQFWLLTQGLSPYDTDFRFDVIAIHQNGNDIDWFQNAITQE